A DNA window from Schistocerca americana isolate TAMUIC-IGC-003095 chromosome 4, iqSchAmer2.1, whole genome shotgun sequence contains the following coding sequences:
- the LOC124613092 gene encoding mRNA (2'-O-methyladenosine-N(6)-)-methyltransferase-like, with amino-acid sequence MNDTGGKQEIPSTSTWEAVAQVQSLSHPHHPENLSVLVPTSIKIPPGVDLENAMPHTAPLPQIPQTPQGIPVGGFIDDLPPELIHQGWRKFWSKRENRPYFWNKLTGASLWEMPLPKQQFDPITDPLGICNPPPPMVNGPPAVVAIKRRASEEAVGSPVMKKFILAGPWDLEVPTNAVIYERPPIVIPHPHPDVEAYRCNLALKLRQCYEELCHSREAIDAPKDSFNRWLMERKVIDTGCDPLLPSNCFPEISASMYREIMNDIPIKLVRPKFTGDARKQLSRYAEAAKKTIESRNASSESRKVVKWDAEDTFQWLRRTVGATYDDFQDRLAHLKRQCQPHLTEAVKSSVEGICLKIYHLSVEYAKKVKDKHIEILKEHGISEVIAPVQVANLRKVWCYPVQFATPPCPRLPQIDYLLERDQALLRYHMETVTINAAHLQKLVQFYMLFI; translated from the coding sequence ATGAATGATACCGGCGGCAAGCAAGAAATACCCAGTACATCAACATGGGAAGCTGTTGCGCAGGTACAATCGCTTTCACATCCACATCATCCAGAAAATTTATCGGTTCTTGTTCCAACATCCATCAAGATTCCTCCAGGAGTGGACCTTGAAAATGCTATGCCTCATACCGCACCATTGCCTCAAATTCCCCAGACCCCTCAGGGAATTCCTGTTGGAGGATTCATTGATGACTTACCACCAGAACTGATACATCAGGGTTGGCGGAAGTTCTGGAGTAAAAGAGAGAACAGACCATATTTCTGGAATAAATTGACAGGAGCATCACTATGGGAGATGCCTCTTCCAAAACAACAGTTTGATCCAATTACGGATCCTTTGGGAATATGTAATCCACCACCTCCAATGGTAAATGGTCCGCCAGCAGTTGTTGCAATTAAGAGGAGAGCATCAGAAGAAGCTGTGGGGAGTCCGGTTATGAAGAAGTTCATTTTAGCTGGACCATGGGATCTAGAGGTTCCAACAAATGCTGTTATTTATGAAAGACCTCCAATTGTTATACCTCACCCACACCCAGATGTTGAAGCTTACAGATGTAATTTGGCATTGAAGCTCCGGCAGTGTTATGAAGAACTGTGTCATTCGAGAGAAGCAATCGATGCACCTAAGGATTCATTTAATCGTTGGCTAATGGAGAGAAAAGTTATTGACACAGGTTGTGATCCTTTGCTTCCAAGTAATTGTTTTCCAGAGATTTCGGCTTCTATGTATAGGGAAATAATGAATGATATACCAATAAAGCTTGTACGGCCCAAGTTTACTGGAGATGCAAGAAAACAACTTTCACGTTATGCTGAAGCTGCAAAGAAGACAATTGAATCGAGGAATGCCTCATCTGAAAGCCGTAAAGTTGTCAAATGGGATGCAGAAGATACATTTCAGTGGCTTCGACGAACTGTTGGTGCCACCTATGATGACTTCCAGGACAGACTGGCACATTTGAAGCGGCAATGTCAGCCACATCTTACAGAAGCCGTGAAATCATCAGTTGAGGGGATCTGTTTGAAAATATATCACTTATCCGTAGAATATGCCAAGAAAGTGAAGGACAAGCacattgaaattcttaaagaacatggAATATCTGAGGTAATTGCTCCAGTGCAGGTAGCAAATTTGCGAAAAGTATGGTGCTATCCAGTGCAGTTCGCAACGCCACCATGCCCTCGTCTCCCACAGATAGATTATTTGCTGGAAAGAGACCAGGCTTTGCTGCGTTACCATATGGAAACAGTAACGATTAATGCAGCCCACTTACAAAAGCTGGTACAGTTTTACATGTTGTTTATTTAA